Part of the Deltaproteobacteria bacterium genome is shown below.
TTCTTCGCATCGCCAATTCAGTTTACTTCTCTCGTGGCAATCCAGTAAAAAACATTGAAATGGCAGTCGCCAACATAGGGATTGACGAACTTCGCTGCCTACTCTCCGCCGGGATGCTAAAGAGCCTGCTAACTTCTAAGAGCAAAGCCCGTGCCCAGGTGTGGGCAAATTCGATTGCCACCGCAATTTTTAGCAAAGGCCTAAGTCACCTCGGACCAAATATCGATTCTGGAGAGGCTTTCTTGTGTGGGTTAATGCACGATGTAGGGAAACTCCTTATACTCCGACGCGCACCAGATAAATATGACAAAGTCATCGCCCTGGTCGGCAACGACAACAAAAACTTCATAACTGTCGAAGAAGAAATACTCGAACTAAACCATAGCGAAGTTGGCCAGTGGTTTGCCGAGCATTGGAAATTTCCAGCAAGCATAACTCAAGCGATCGCCTTGCATCATCAGCCATGGCCTTCGGATGGTAGCAGCATAAAGACCAATCACTCCTTAGCCTTCCTCATAAAAGCCGCCGACTGCATGGCCCACTCCGCAGCCATAGGACATGACAAAGGTAGCAGAGCCCTAAGCCGATACTGCCAGGCGCAACTACCAGAGTGTATAAAATATTTAAGTATTAGCACCGACGAAGGGGAAAAATTCATCCAAAAGCTAAGTCGAGAATTTGACGCACACTACAGTTTGTACGAGTAAAATGAACTACTGCTCTAATTACTTCCTAATAAAACTCTTAAGTGCGCGCCGAGCCACCATTGCCCTAGCTTTCTTCTCTCTAGTCGTAGCCATTATCTGCCATCACTATTATCCAAGCGAGTTAAGCAAGAATATTTTTCTCGGCAGTCTAATTTTGTTTATTTTTCTAGCCGGCTGCGCGACGACCACGACACTTGTAGTAAAGGCTCTTCGCCAAGCAAATTTACATATTGCCAAGTTAATGACTCTTAGCAGACACAAATTGCATGACGACATTCCACTTGCAGTCGACATAAGGGATTCTCACATATTGCCAACAGGTATAGATGAACTAGAT
Proteins encoded:
- a CDS encoding HDOD domain-containing protein, whose amino-acid sequence is MSFLKSAIFGNQDKLPKISSAQAARIKNILGINQLDTLPASAARAFQVANNPRSTSGDFVDIIESDEALSARILRIANSVYFSRGNPVKNIEMAVANIGIDELRCLLSAGMLKSLLTSKSKARAQVWANSIATAIFSKGLSHLGPNIDSGEAFLCGLMHDVGKLLILRRAPDKYDKVIALVGNDNKNFITVEEEILELNHSEVGQWFAEHWKFPASITQAIALHHQPWPSDGSSIKTNHSLAFLIKAADCMAHSAAIGHDKGSRALSRYCQAQLPECIKYLSISTDEGEKFIQKLSREFDAHYSLYE